A section of the Scylla paramamosain isolate STU-SP2022 chromosome 33, ASM3559412v1, whole genome shotgun sequence genome encodes:
- the LOC135089436 gene encoding eggshell protein 1-like: MKLLIIFASVIGAVVCDTQQIYGAPSGGSFSHGGGGFGGGGGGGGGGGGGGYGSGGGGGGGFGGGFGGGFSSGEGGGGGGGYGGGNGGGSCGAGQVRHVDGSCVTPQVTRNLYVYRAPAVEPIEGPRPQVPPPRVEHNIVFIHTPEDLADQQPVVVPPPQQKNVVYLLSKRPQQDQQVIHVPAPEQQAPEIFFVNYADGENPSLPTGGDLQSALSKASQGSAGGVIGGGGGGGGGGIGGGSGGGYGGGGGGGGGSGGDFGGGFGGGNIGSGEYSAPAPPPSSAYSQP, translated from the exons ATGAAGCTCCTG ATTATCTTCGCCTCAGTGATCGGGGCGGTCGTCTGCGATACTCAGCAGATCTACGGCGCGCCCTCTGGTGGCAGCTTCTCTCACGGCGGAGGAGGcttcggcggcggcggcggcggcggcggaggaggaggaggaggaggatatggcagtggaggaggcggcggcggaggcttTGGAGGAGGCTTTGGAGGAGGCTTCTCTtctggagagggaggaggaggaggaggaggctatggcggtggtaatggaggaggaTCTTGTGGCGCTGGACAAGTGCGTCACGTTGACGGTAGCTGCGTCACCCCCCAGGTGACCCGCAACCTGTATGTGTATCGTGCCCCAGCCGTGGAGCCCATCGAGGGGCCGCGCCCCCAAGTGCCCCCACCCCGCGTGGAGCACAACATTGTGTTCATCCACACTCCCGAGGATCTCGCTGACCAGCAGCCCGTCGTGGTGCCTCCCCCGCAGCAGAAGAACGTGGTGTACCTGCTGAGCAAGAGGCCTCAGCAAGACCAGCAGGTGATCCACGTGCCGGCACCCGAGCAGCAGGCGCCAGAGATCTTCTTCGTCAACTACGCCGATGGAGAAAACCCGTCCCTGCCCACCGGCGGCGACCTGCAATCCGCCCTCAGCAAGGCCTCTCAGGGCAGCGCTGGAGGCGTcatcggcggcggcggcggcggcggcggtgggggcattggtggaggcagtggtggcggttacggcggcggcggcggcggcggcggcggcagcggcggtgacTTTGGAGGTGGTTTCGGCGGTGGAAACATTGGCAGCGGCGAGTACAGCGCTCCggcacctcctccctccagcgCCTATTCCCAGCCATAA
- the LOC135089462 gene encoding LOW QUALITY PROTEIN: uncharacterized protein LOC135089462 (The sequence of the model RefSeq protein was modified relative to this genomic sequence to represent the inferred CDS: inserted 2 bases in 1 codon) — MQLLIIFASVIGAVVSEGYGSGGGGFGGGGGGGGGGGGGGGGGGGGGGYGSGGGGGGGFGGGFGGGFGGGVSSGGGGGGGYGGGNGGGSCGAGQVRHVDGSCVTPLVTRNLYVYRAPDVEPIEXGTAPQCPPPRVNHNIIFIHTPGDLADQQPVVVPPPQQKNVVYLLSKRPQQDQQVIHVPAPEQQAPEIFFVNYADGENPSLPTGGDLQSALSTASQGSAGGVIGGGGGSGTGIGGGYGGGSSGGGHGNGGNGGVGSGGYGGGFGGGNGGGFGGGFGGGNGDGGYGSGGGQRRWLWRWQWWWLRRWFRRW; from the exons ATGCAGCTCCTG ATTATCTTCGCCTCAGTGATCGGGGCGGTCGTCTCCGAGGGTTATGGCAGCGGCGGAGGAGGCttcggcggcggtggcggcggcggcggtggcggcggcggcggcggcggcggtggcggaggaggaggaggatacggcagtggaggaggaggcggtggaggctTTGGCGGTGGCTTTGGAGGAGGCTTTGGAGGAGGCGTctcttctggaggaggaggaggaggaggttatgggGGTGGTAATGGAGGAGGGTCTTGTGGTGCTGGCCAAGTGCGTCACGTTGACGGTAGCTGCGTCACGCCCCTGGTGACCCGCAACCTGTACGTCTACCGCGCCCCTGATGTAGAACCCATCGA GGGAACCGCTCCCCAGTGCCCCCCGCCCCGCGTAAACCACAACATCATCTTCATCCACACTCCTGGGGATCTCGCTGACCAGCAGCCCGTCGTGGTGCCTCCCCCTCAGCAGAAGAACGTGGTGTACTTGCTGAGCAAGAGGCCTCAGCAGGACCAGCAGGTGATCCACGTGCCGGCACCCGAGCAGCAGGCGCCAGAGATCTTCTTCGTCAATTACGCCGATGGAGAGAACCCGTCCCTGCCCACCGGAGGCGACCTGCAGTCCGCCCTCAGCACGGCGTCGCAGGGCAGCGCTGGAGGCGTcatcggcggcggcggcggcagcggtacTGGCATCGGTGGCGGTTACGGTggcggcagcagtggtggtggtcatggcaaTGGCGGCAACGGCGGCGTCGGTAGTGGCGGCTACGGCGGTGGCTTCGgaggtggcaatggtggtggctTCGGAGGTGGCTTCGGCGGTGGTAATGGCGATGGCGGCTACGGCAGCGGAGGCGGGCAGCGGCGGTGGCTTTGgaggtggcaatggtggtggctTCGGAGGTGGTTTCGGCGGTGGTAA
- the LOC135089438 gene encoding LOW QUALITY PROTEIN: keratin, type I cytoskeletal 9-like (The sequence of the model RefSeq protein was modified relative to this genomic sequence to represent the inferred CDS: deleted 2 bases in 2 codons) — protein sequence MKLLVVASTLLVVATAEQGYGGGASSGVSFSHGGGGGGGGGGYGSGGGGGGGFDGGFGGGFGGGFGGGFGGGFTSGGGGYGGGGSCGGGQVRHVDGSCVTPQVTRNLYVYRAPDLAPIVGPRPPVPPPRVEHNIVFIHTPEDSSTQQPVVVPPPQQKNVVYLLSKRPQQDQQVIHVPAPEQQAPEIFFVNYAEGENPSLPTGGDLLSALSKASQSSGEVVHGGGGFGGGFGGGFGGGFGGGIGGGIGGGSGGYGGSVSTPSNLYSAP from the exons ATGAAGCTCCTG GTTGTCGCGTCAACACTGTTGGTAGTCGCCACTGCCGAACAAGGTTATGGTGGCGGCGCGTCCTCCGGCGTAAGCTTCTcccacggcggcggcggcggcggcggaggaggaggctacggcagtggaggtggaggcggcggtggctTTGACGGTGGCTTTGGAGGAGGCTTTGGAGGCGGTTTCGGAGGCGGTTTCGGAGGCGGTTTCACctctggaggaggaggttacgGCGGTGGTGGAAGCTGTGGTGGAGGCCAAGTGCGTCACGTTGACGGCAGCTGCGTCACGCCCCAGGTGACCCGCAACCTGTACGTGTACCGCGCCCCCGATCTGGCACCCATCGTGGGGCCGCGCCCCCCAGTGCCTCCTCCCCGCGTGGAGCACAACATTGTGTTCATCCACACTCCTGAG GACTCGTCGACCCAGCAGCCCGTCGTGGTGCCTCCCCCGCAGCAGAAGAACGTGGTGTACCTGCTGAGCAAGAGGCCTCAACAGGACCAGCAGGTGATCCACGTGCCGGCACCCGAGCAGCAGGCGCCAGAGATCTTCTTCGTCAACTACGCCGAGGGAGAGAACCCGTCCCTG CCCACCGGCGGCGACCTGCTCTCTGCCCTCAGCAAGGCCTCGCAGAGCAGCGGCGAGGTCGTCCACGGCGGCGGCGGTTTCGGCGGCGGTTTCGGCGGTGGCTTTGGTGGCGGCTTTGGCGGTGGTATTGGCGGTGGTATTGGCGGCGGCTCCGGCGGCTATGGCGGCAGCGTGTCCACTCCCTCCAACCTGTACTCCGCCCCATAA
- the LOC135089439 gene encoding uncharacterized protein LOC135089439, whose amino-acid sequence MQLLVFTSLVAATAAASLQGYNLPIPGSQGFSHGGSGIFAAGAGLNAGSQSYSTGFTSGGSGFTSGGSGFTSGSSGFTSGVSGGAGLGSCGEGQVRHVDGGCVTPQVTTNLYVYRAPNVAPIIGPRPNVGPPRLEHNIVFIHTPNGLFSQEPIVVPPPQQKNVVYVLNKRPHQDHNVIEVPKGEQEAPEIYFVNYAEGENPTLPLGGDLQSALSKAEESNGEIIGDTGLDVARPGVGPAIVGPTGVATPSGLYTSP is encoded by the exons ATGCAGCTCCTG GTCTTCACCTCCCTGGTCGCCGcgaccgccgccgcctccctgCAGGGGTACAACCTGCCCATCCCGGGCAGCCAAGGCTTCTCACACGGCGGCTCAGGAATATTTGCCGCAGGAGCGGGACTCAACGCCGGGAGCCAAAGCTATTCAACCGGATTTACTTCAGGAGGCTCTGGATTCACATCAGGAGGCTCGGGCTTCACTTCAGGCAGTTCGGGTTTCACCTCCGGGGTATCAGGCGGCGCGGGGCTCGGCAGCTGCGGAGAAGGACAGGTGCGTCACGTTGACGGCGGCTGCGTCACGCCTCAGGTGACCACCAATCTGTACGTGTACCGCGCCCCCAACGTGGCCCCCATCATCGGGCCCCGCCCCAACGTGGGGCCTCCTCGCCTGGAGCACAACATTGTGTTCATCCACACGCCCAACGGCCTGTTCAGCCAGGAGCCCATCGTGGTGCCGCCGCCGCAGCAGAAGAACGTGGTGTACGTGCTCAACAAGCGGCCGCACCAGGACCACAACGTCATTGAGGTTCCCAAGGGCGAGCAGGAGGCGCCTGAAATCTACTTTGTCAACTACGCCGAGGGCGAGAACCCGACGCTGCCCCTGGGCGGCGACCTGCAGTCTGCCCTCAGCAAGGCCGAGGAAAGCAACGGGGAAATCATCGGCGACACCGGCCTGGACGTGGCACGGCCCGGCGTGGGCCCCGCCATCGTGGGTCCCACCGGGGTTGCCACCCCGTCCGGCCTGTACACCTCCCCCTAa